A region of bacterium DNA encodes the following proteins:
- a CDS encoding ATP-binding protein has product MSFTLQPATEEDFVDREDILEEMLQTLTDEKVRMGYALVGPRRIGKTSILKEVARRLNQRDDIVAVYFSLWDIIENTAVDLCNQITISIIEAVKKRLSLKYKIAHILKVPATKFFDFLKTIDVKISIFEDIEISLAAGKKGEMDINLLVKKVFEFAERLAEELNLRLVLILDEFPSIMDVKNGTKLGEGIIKKIRTIQEDLTRTILCVSGSIRRTMDVAVLSPSAAFYRQFVIRHIGPFDISVVRALMIRNIQGEIKEEALEELYKLTKGIPFYVQFIGRELNRTGEKIINQELVQKAFGDFLAQEGDILFFEEFKSFSDKEKGIICAMAVHNLHTPKEICQTTKSNSNLISRYIEYFIDKGILLKQDKGLYEFTDPIFKLWLKKRYSPTIL; this is encoded by the coding sequence TTGAAGAAATGCTTCAAACCCTCACGGATGAGAAAGTAAGAATGGGATATGCCCTGGTTGGACCAAGGAGAATTGGTAAAACCTCTATCCTCAAGGAAGTGGCGAGAAGATTAAACCAAAGAGACGATATTGTTGCTGTCTATTTTTCACTCTGGGATATTATTGAAAATACCGCTGTTGACCTCTGCAACCAGATTACTATCTCTATTATTGAAGCTGTGAAAAAGAGACTCTCTTTAAAGTATAAGATAGCACATATCCTCAAGGTCCCGGCAACAAAGTTTTTTGATTTTCTGAAGACGATTGATGTTAAGATAAGTATCTTTGAAGATATTGAAATTTCACTGGCCGCAGGCAAAAAAGGGGAGATGGATATAAATCTTCTGGTGAAAAAAGTCTTTGAATTTGCTGAAAGACTTGCTGAGGAACTTAACCTGAGATTGGTCTTAATCCTGGATGAATTCCCTTCAATTATGGATGTAAAAAACGGAACAAAACTCGGTGAAGGCATCATCAAGAAAATAAGGACTATCCAGGAAGACTTGACCAGAACTATCCTCTGTGTATCGGGTTCTATAAGAAGAACGATGGATGTCGCAGTGCTTTCCCCATCTGCGGCTTTTTACAGGCAGTTTGTAATAAGGCATATCGGCCCTTTTGACATTTCAGTGGTCAGAGCTTTGATGATACGGAATATACAGGGTGAGATAAAGGAAGAGGCACTGGAAGAGTTGTATAAGCTCACCAAAGGCATACCCTTTTATGTCCAATTTATTGGAAGGGAATTGAACAGAACAGGAGAGAAGATAATAAACCAGGAACTGGTGCAAAAGGCATTCGGAGATTTTCTTGCTCAAGAAGGCGATATACTCTTTTTTGAGGAATTTAAGTCCTTCAGCGATAAGGAAAAAGGCATAATTTGTGCAATGGCTGTGCATAACCTTCATACTCCAAAAGAGATATGTCAGACAACCAAAAGCAATTCTAATCTTATAAGCCGATATATCGAATATTTCATAGATAAAGGCATTCTTTTAAAACAGGATAAGGGCTTATACGAGTTCACTGACCCTATTTTTAAACTCTGGTTAAAGAAGAGATACTCCCCTACAATTTTGTAG